A stretch of DNA from Montipora foliosa isolate CH-2021 chromosome 4, ASM3666993v2, whole genome shotgun sequence:
AGCAGATATTGACAGCCGGTTTTTTATCTTCTCGCTAAAAGGTGCAAACGATTAAAATCTTCAATTAGTGGGAACCTCGCAGATGTTGTCAGTGAACATAAATTGCGGATTGTTTTTGTTGGGAATCAAATGTTTCCTTAGTTGCTCGAACGACTCAATTTAATGAGTGGTTAGGTAGTTGAACAACAAAAGGTTAACCGCCTTTTAATAAATCGGTTTAAAAATCAAGGATTAGCATAAAAGcctttgaaaataaataaatcaaacaGCTGGTCTTTAGAAGGGCTTCTTCATGAAAATGTCTACATTCGTGTTTGGATAAAGAAACAGTAATAATTAGGGACCAATTATGGGGcttaaaatgtaaataaattaaatataatACTAATGCAGTTGAAAACTTAAATGTTGAACAAGAAGTGGCAAGCTGTAGACGACTTTTTCCTGCGTAGAAACAAAAACAGTGTTGCCTTGATTTAAATAACGTGTTTTTCAAGATAATCCGCTTAAGAAACCTACATGATGTCTTTGTATCCTGTTTGTAACTTGTAACACGTTACAAAGATAATATTTGAGACTCAAATCAAACGCTGGTTATTGCTCAGTGCACGCAATATTTTACAGTTTTGCTTCAAGGTAAACTTCAAAGTCCGTTTTTGCTGACCGCGCTAAAGATGGGGGAAAATTGCGCGAACTCAGTCCTAACACCTTCGAtctaaaaaaatgttgaaaaatgtcGACTTTTGTGGAAGGGCTAATTTCAAGTGCCCTAGGCACAACAATCACAGTGCCCTTCCTTTGAAAGGAGGTGAAAATATTTTGCAGCAATCGAACAGAGAGCTTGTTTTGATAATGAGAGCTCATATTTAAAGAGTCAAGTTGGGAGCTTGTAAGAACAGTTTGTAACATCTGTTTTGTCTATTCCTTTTGATGTGAAATATTCTAGTTCCTAAAAACTTAATTCGGGCGCCTATTTCTTCGTGCAAGATGCCTGCTACACCCATGGTCCGGAGCGTGCATCGGTTCTGAGAGGGTCAAGCACGTGCATTTCTTTATGCTGCTAAGTATGTTTGTTTGCACGCTTATCCTTTTCCACCAATGCGGTGGCTTTTTTTTGAGAACATTTTGCTGCATAACAGAGGTCCATTCAAGTCATAAGATACGCTTCTCAATTTCTTTAGAAGTAAATGAAGAGTGTAAATTAACAAAGATATTTAAAAGGCCGGCCACTTTGTTCTGATCCTTTGTGGATGACAAAATAACCTAACGCCGCGCTGGCATTCTGAGCCCTCCAGCAGTCTTAACGAGTGGAAGGGAGTTACCATACTTGAATATGGGATCAATCATTTTAATGTAAGATTTagttaagaagtaaaaaaatcaGGCCCTTTTAGTGTCTTTTTTTGTAATCATTTAACCATTTTACCAGAACAAAACCCGTACGTTTTTTGTTTAGTAAGCCTTTAAATGATTGTACGCGGTTTATAAAGTGTATTTTCTGAAAGGAGGCCTTGTTTGAAACTTTTTCGATGTCATCAACCTGACTTCAGTCCGGGCTAAAATTTCCGACCCTTTTTTAACTTACTGGGCTTTTAAGCCGACCAATACGGGCGAAGAAAAGCTTTCCGAGTATCATGTGCATGCGTATCAAATGTTGACTCTTATTCTTGGCGAGTTTCCTTGCCCAATTTACGGTTGTTTTTCAACCTGTGGGAGAACAATAATTTTCAGTCACAGCTGACAGTCGATATCAGTGTCATTGAAAAACGCTTTAAGACTCCGCCCGCGATATTTCCTTTGAGTAATTTAATATCGTGATGGTAACTGTGTGGACACTGCGAATTTTTTACTTTagaactttaaaaaattatgagGTTCAGTCCATTGAAAACCAACATGttcaaaaaaaatattgggTGAAATTAATAGTTGCTGAACTTTAAAATCGATGCAGTTAGCCCAAAGTGGGGGTTTTAAAACTAGTCCTGctcttgttttttttggttCGATGGGTTGATAATATTGAAAGTTTTGTTGAAGTGATCACGTAGCAATTGACAATTTGTATTTAGTTCTCAAGACCGGAATAGACAATAGCTAACTGGAACGCAGATTAACATGCCAGGATGAAATAGAATTTGGAAAATGGCAAACAATTTATAGCCATAACCGTCgtgtacctttttttttagaTCCCTGCAGGGGTCTGCAAGCTTATCGATGCGAAAACGAAGCCCGAAGAACTGTTTGCACCGTATCTGCTAAACTGCTTGCGTTgaccaatgattttttttttcgagcgGAGCAGAATTGCTTGAAAACAAAGCTCTGGGCTAGTTTCATTTGTTATGACAAAAAAACTGTTGTTTTGTAATTATACCGTTGCTATGTCAATCTCAGTAAATTTTGACCAAAATAACATGTAAgatattgttaattattcatacAGTAATTCGCGTAGTATACAATACTGAGCTTATATTGGGTGGCTTTAGAGTATTGTCTTCAAGTGTGCAAACATTTTGTGAAGTGACTCGGAATTCGCAAAGTTAAAGTTCACAAGTTCATATTCCGATCAACATTTAATTGTCCAGTCTTTCCAAGTGCTAATGCTTGATAAATTGTTTTTCTCGTGTCGATATGGGATTCCCACAGTTATCGCCCTTTTTGGCTGGAGTCAGTTCTTGAAGACTACGATCGTGGTTTAACTTTTGAGTCCTCCTTAACTGAACAGGGACAATGATACCTTTGGTGTTTTGTGATGTGTAAATTACATTAGGCCGAGGATTTCCGGACAACCGGAGAAATTTGTAATATAACTGGAAAAACTTCCTTCTTTTGATAACTGAAATGGCGCCATTTTGACAAGTTTTCAACACACCATGCAGAGGAAACCAATCCGACTAATTGCCATTATAAACAATAGCTTTTAATAACATCAGCAGCGTtcaaaatattaatatttgCAGCGGATCGTGGGCTAAGTGGGGCGTTGTCTAGATAAGCTTGTAGACTTAACCGCCTGACCGAGTGGTGCGCGCTGATAAAAATACCACTTGTAAAAACACTCCTGGATTCAAATAAGGTCCAACAAATTATCGAGAAGGTAGTCCGTCGATGCCAGGTGAAGGCTTTGACCAAGAAATCGAATCAATGCGGAGGGTTTTGCAGAAGAGAAATATAAGTATAAATGAACTGagggtatccaaacaatttgcaCCTTGGACAATTTACAGCCCCTGACTTTTGGACTCACATATCGAGATAATTCCGACTGAGTCGTTGTAAAGCACTGAATCTCATCGTCATGCTGGTCGAAGTCACTGATTTCCATAATTGCGTCTTTAGGTCGACGCACCGGGTCAGTGATGGTTCAGGATCAAGATTTTAGACAACTATAGCTATTTTATAAGGATGTGGACATTATCCGAAACTGGTACGCGGCTGAgcaactcaactcaactcagATTATCTCCTTACAGCCGCGTCGTCTGAGAAACGAGGCATATTTGATCCTATGCACTGAAATTATTAGCCTGGTATTCTTGAGTTTAGCCTGATAATAGTGGGTGGCAAATTATCTAACAATCAACGAAAAACTAAAGGAAGTTCGCCCTCAATATTTTGGCTTGCAAGTAGGTTACATTCTTAGCCATCCGTTTCCGTTGGATAAAAACGGAAGTTATATGCGCAGGGTGGTTTCTCAATTCGGCATTTGTCGGCTACGTTTTCTATATagtacttatatatatatatatatatatatatatatatatatatatatatatatatatatatatatatatataatttttctttttgattcaCATGTTTAAAATCTTGCAATTCCAAACTAGCTGTTTGGGTTTTTGTAGAGCTCTTCAAACAGAAACCGTAAAAAATCATGGAACATTTTACCAATTAAGATTTGGTAATATTCTATTAACTTTGATAAGTGTTGGTTGATTTAGAAGTAATTGTGATCCATATGAATTAAATCTAATTGGCCTGAAAACTTCTTCGGTGTAGAATAAACAAAATTAAGGCTAACACTTTAGTTTTCCTAAGCatcttcaaaatttgaaaagtgTAAAAATAGCTTTTGTCGACGAGAGATCACTTTTAGTAGGGAACAAGTCATTGCCATCACTCTAATCTAAATAATACTCATAATGTAGCCCGGCTACATCTCTACAGTAACTGTATTTCagtatttttctgtttttcatttgacGATCCAGGACATCAGAAAATCCCTAGTTCACGCAGATATGCGACTATTTTCTGAGCAACTAGGCTTACTGCCAAACATGCGTCACAATGTCTTTTTCCCCTCTCTCTTCAGCCCTGATCGACGTACTTCTCAAATGATTCAGTTTAGCCCTCGATAGAGGAGGTGGGGGTATTAAAAAAGCCTCCTGGAGGGCTAAACAGAGCGTTTAAGTCTCGAAAATTACCATCACGTTTCTCTTTTAAACTGACCTACTTCAAaaaacaaatggtatattttgttcacttTCAAAAACCATCTGAATGCCGTTTCGATTTAATGGTTTCGTCTCAAATATCTCACCACCAGtaatatataaaaataattcaaatttactttattccgAGAACGGTGAAATTAATCGATCGAAAGTTTGTATTGGATGAACAGGATGAGAAAGTCGGTGACAAGCTGGGAAAACTGCAGGTTGTgtcacattttattttttttgttgtcaaaTGGATGTTTTATTCAACATGCACTTATGTCTTCCTTTGTTTGCTTTATTGAGCTTCCGATTTCTATCAAGTTCCATTATCTGACCATTCGATGCTCGGCTCTTTTCACAGTAAAATGCGCTACCTTAATTGAAACAGcccgaggggggaggggggatccCAGATAAAAAGGACGGGAGTGCTCGTcctaccttttaggggttaaaaaagcggttttggtacGTCTTAGGGTGTTAAGCCTCAAAAGATCCgcagcgggagctttagcggtaccttttagggtattgagccaAAAAATTATGACgggagacatttgacaattaacttttttttttttttttttgtctaattaaaacctttcgtaccttttaggggtgaaaaaaatTCGTGCCACGCCCGCAAGACAgaatcttggtacctcttaggggttcttttcaaaatttccgaccaTCACCCCCGTcatttttatatgggagtccagagtcccccccccccccggggggtgAAAAAGTGCACGTGCGAGAATTACCTTGTCAGATAACTGCCCTAATATATGGAATCAGTTGTAGGTTAAATCAGAGCTGGCTAAACGTGGCGTCTGGGAGTTAAAAGGTGGTTAAACAAAAACGTGCTGTAATCGTTTTGGATGAACTTCCATCCCTTTGATGGTAAATTTTCCTAACAGCGAACACGGAGTTTTCCAGACTCAAATCAATATCAAACTAATAATACGAATTTGCTTTCACTAAGCAGATTTTCAGAGTATTAATTTCATCATGAATTATTTCACATTTGAATCCTCCAACAAACACTCCACATGTGTATTCCGAAAGTTGCCCTTCtccttttcaaaatattgaaataaaatattataaacaaCTGCAAATGTAAGTCAATGTCAAAAATTAATACTCAAGATAAAAGCCGCGAGATATGAGATAAGGACCGTTTTCACCCTTTGTTCGGATGAAGACAATATGATAAACagaactgttttgttttctttcggtttttttttatgCAAGAGTTCCTTAAAAAAGCGAGTCGATTCAGTTTAAGTTTGAATAGAATTATGTTCAATGGAGTCATCTCTGGCGCCTTGGGAAGAACACTATATCCATAATAATtcaaaaccattgctaaattaTATTGCTCATCGGTTAGTCTCGTGACTCAGCGCGCCTTTCTACGGAATTTTCTCattattttttagaaattgGTTCTTGCTTTCTACACAAATTAATTGGATTAGAGTTGTCAATGATTTTCTTATTACCAGCTACGAATGTGGTAACCAAACTGTATCATCACCCGCTGCGCATGGTCAAATCCAAAATGTGTACGTGCTTTTTTGTTACCTATAACAATGTAAACTTATCCGGTTTCTATGTCAAAAGCCGACCAAAGGCCGTCGTGACAAATGGTGAAtgtgcaatttttttcatgCATGGGTCAAGATCTTTATTCGACAAAGCCGTAACTTTTTTCAAAGCCGGTGAACGTCAGTTGCAAGAGAAGGACCCACAAAGCAACGAAgtcatttttgaagaaacgTGCATAATCAACATCCCCATGAGGTCCATCTGCTGTTATGTTGATTTTCCTGTTCGTGCTCTTTGTATGATAATTGCTACACGAAAGGACGCCATCATCACAATATTTTTAAATGGCTCCATCCATGCGCGAAAAGAGGCGGAAAGCGAAACCGCCGGGAAGGCCTCTTATAACAATACTCTTAGTTGTCGAGTTGTCTTCGTCATCGCAAGTCAGAGGCCCCGTTTTTATGTACATGTGTTGGGTGAAGGTTAGACTTTCTTTTTCGCTCGCTCGCTCTCTTTCgcggtcgacttgtggcaagtctagaTGAAGGTGAATCAAAAACCTTAAATCTCAGAATCTTTGTTTGTGATTTGTTTCATAATCCGAGAGCAAGGTCTTGttcgaaaaaaataaaaaacgattCATGGCTGTTATCATGATTTTAAGGTGTGCAGTCAAGCAAGAAAGGTCAAAACGcaattaataattcatcaaacgcGGTATTTCCTGTGAAAACCAAGTTTCACAGAATCGAAAATAGTGACTTCACTTGAGACGGACGAATCGGGTTTACACCAAAAGCTATTAACTCCTGAGGCAAACGTCAAGCGCTTGATGGAATATGAAGCTATATATGTAACGAAACGAAGCAATCAAACAATATTGTGTTCGTTTTTGATTGTAGATTAGACTAATCTCTTTCATTGCTACGTCACGTGTGCATTGTAATGCTTTTCGAAAAAAACTCGATCACGTCCCAGTCACTGCCTTTAATTTTTCTCGGCCAAGTAAGACTTGATAGGCTAAGGAAAGGACAGAAAACCACCCGATAATATTGCCTCGAAACACACGCAATTCCCAAAATATgtcaaatttcttttgtgtAGTTGAGCGCGTAAACACGACAATGGGCAATAGACGTTGTCGTGCAACAAAAGGCCATTCTTTGCCTAGCAACGAAAAGTGGTCCTTTGTAACGATGCCACTCGTGATTGGGTGCTGACCTGACGTCACTGTGAGGGCTTTTTTTTTGCTCGACGCAAAAGTTTCCATTTCCGCTTATTTGATGCGAAAAAAACTTGGAGTGAGAGAGGGAGCAGCGAGAGTTGGTAGAACACATCCTTGAAGGAGAAAGAGCTGTCCTTCTGTCCTTGGAAGTCCCCGGTAGATTGTAAAGACAAAGCTGTGGAAAGTAAGGAACTTTACGGAAACTTTGATCAATACAACGAGAAGGGAAGCCTAAGTTCTTTGAAGAGTAAACACTGATTCTCTAGTCTAAAAATCGAAAGAAGATGAAAGTTGAAGTGGATATGGCATGTAGATTTGTGACGAAAATGTTGAGAGTAAGTGGGAAACTCTCCGAGAAACAACTCGATGCGTTTCACAAGAAGATGAGGGAGATTTTGTGCGCGAGATACAAACATCACTGGCACCCTCAAAATCCTTTGTTGGGGAGCGGATTTCGCTGCATTAGAATCAACCATGATTTAGATCCAGTCATTGCTGAGGCAGCACAAGCAAGCGGCCTCCCCAACAGAGATCTAACCCTTCCTGAAGAGCTTACACTATGGATCGACCCAAAATCCGTGGCGTTTCGAATCGGCGAGAATGGATCGATCTGCGATTTGGATCTCGACGATTCCATTTGGCAAGAAAACGCCAGCTCTAGCAAAGCGTCCAAAGAAGTTGTGAAGGCAAGAAACCAAGAATCACGAAACAGAAGTAGTCTGAATCTTCTTAATTGCTCAAAAGATGTGGTTGGTTTTCCGGTTTCTTCTTATATTCCATGCTAAGATTTTCAAGGTAAAAGATAGAGATGAAGTTTTGTTCATATAAAAATTTTCCGAGATAAAATGACAAAGATATGTAAATTTCACGTTCTATCGAATAATCATCTCACGTTTTATTGTTTCTGTAAAAAGATGAGCTCGACTTTATGAAATTTCGTCAGCTGGGAAACTttaaaaactgtaaaataagaGCTATGAACCTGTATTTTTAACTGTATAGAATTTTGTAAAATCTGTACAGGAGTTGCTGTTCACAGCGCAAAATAAATTGACGAGTGTAACATTGAAGCATTGAAATTGAATCTCTGtggttgtttttcttttggcgATATTTTCCGCGAATATTCGGCAATATTGCCTCGATATTGTCTGCATTTCTATAGAAATATGGCGACAAAGCTAAAGCTGCCTTACGTTGGTAGTTCCTGTTGCCGGATTTACGAAGTGAATCGATGTTTATTTAGATATTTCGCCATTGAATAATTCATTGTGGGATTATATGCATGCAATGCCACCCAATTCAGCTCATGTGTCTGACCAGGatttgaattaacaagaaaCTGTGTTCAGACGGATACAGGAAAGATTCTCTGAGATTTCTTCAGCTAGCGTTTCGAATGGCTTCCAAGCTTTGAAATGGgtgtaaaatgaaaaattgcTGCTGTTTAACAAAATACACATCGGACCTGTGTTTACCGTGTTTACGTGTGAACGCTTGGCTGATCACAAGACCCATATAAATCTGAAATCATTTCTCATTTATATCATAATATTGCATTCGAAAACTTGATTACAACGTAAAGAATTTTGGAACAGTGTGGCATTTAATTTTCACCTCTGAGGAAGCCCCAACACGAGATCATATTACCGTCATTGTGTTGTTGCTA
This window harbors:
- the LOC137999814 gene encoding protein BTG1-like; amino-acid sequence: MKVEVDMACRFVTKMLRVSGKLSEKQLDAFHKKMREILCARYKHHWHPQNPLLGSGFRCIRINHDLDPVIAEAAQASGLPNRDLTLPEELTLWIDPKSVAFRIGENGSICDLDLDDSIWQENASSSKASKEVVKARNQESRNRSSLNLLNCSKDVVGFPVSSYIPC